In the Platichthys flesus chromosome 14, fPlaFle2.1, whole genome shotgun sequence genome, GAGTTTCTCAGtccagggtttcccccagcactatcttgttaaggcggccgccttaacaagactagggccccgccttgactaccaatgaattgaaaaaaaaaaaaaaaaaaaaaaaaaagttgaaaaaaaaaaaaaaaaaatggcattgataatactcaggtaatactgtttacaacattagtcgtgccaataacgttttttgagtgtaattgagacggcgacatctggtggttgaatatattgttgcatagtctatcatagtcacctgtcaatctaccgccagtgacgtgcggtgaggtcagtgagtgggtaggcactgagttctgaaagccagatttctctaaacctatatattgttaaatcaaaaacaataaacaacaaacaggcacgcacggccgatttcaaataagttcctccctttctttctttctttctctctcactcactcactcactcacacacacagacgggacgtatatgaaatgtcaggacggtgacttcaggtttgcccgtagcctactgtagtttggtctaaatgattaaacatcgcATCCATCGACTTAACGGACCCGTCCCTCACACCGAGGGCAGAATAAACGTAAggcaacaagtcaaaccttcgccgattcaaactaccggtactacttctattcaacttaaaaataaaagacagcattcatcattatgtaggACTACAGCATAACTGATGGCAACTCCACTCCATAAACTTTATCTTAATAGATATAGTACCAGTAGCATATGCCCCATGGACCTGTCCAGCATCAGAATGTAACCATTTATCCACATTGCAGAGCTAAGGTTTGTCCGTcagtaacaatgaaaacacaactgctcaattgaatataaaatgcagAATGGATTGCACTCGGTATCAATTCATCcaactttattattaaataaacccCCAAAAAGTTTCTGACTCACCAATCTGACTCCCTGGCTGTAGAAATAAGCAATACGATAGTAATCCAGTGACAGTCTGACTGACAGCACAGCTAGCTAGCATCCTTCCGTTCATGTAGGCTACCTGTCCGTTTGAAATGCTCGAACATTGTTTGTCCCTGTTGCTGCTGTACACCGTCCAAGGCTGGCGCAGGCCTTTCTCTTGCTATTCATTctgttcctttttaaattataatccaATTTGTTAAAATTCCTCCAGTCTGAAATATCTGCGGGCACGGACACGGCAGCTGCAATGTTGACTTAAAAATCCGCGGGGGTAACGCGACGTGAATGAGCATAGCCAACGTAATGACGTTGGCctaagctgcgtaaatgtctagtaatatctcgattttaattggtccatgaatgatatgtaacgtaaaggcttatgtggcataccatttacgtaaaaaaggcacaaagaatgatgcttatttgcgtacatgttaaatcatacagaatcaggtgcgcatgcgcgaaaactttttttttcttgccgtccacaatgaataggcggttaatttgaacggaatccgacatcacaaactgtcatcttccgaggcagcttgatttttcttaaaaaccggcttaaagcaacaaggtaagaTCATTATTAACCTTAACTACATCAAATTCAAGAATAAACTTAACTTTACGTtcgaatttaaaaaaagttgaaaacatAGGCTACAGTTATTGAAACCGTACCTGTGCACATGGTTTTATCTTGCAATAGGCCAATATATTGGGCTTCTTTATGCAAAGAAGCAGGCCAACTTCGCCGTCGTCGGCACCACCTCGTccgcctccccccccacccccggatCCACAGCAATCCTCTAAACACAGAGTTAGTGGATGGAACACGGAGTGGGCTATGGACCAAAAATACGCCAGTTGGCTGTATCATACCGAACACggtgagttttatttatttattattaattaattaatattttgaTTATAACATTGTAGGGCTTATTAAATCATGAGTCAATGCGTCATTCCTAGGGATGTTCTGCAGAATATGTAGATCTAACCGTCAATCAGCAACACGCGGCCCTACTCAAAGGCCATTCATAGAAATCCCATGCACGAACTATAGACGTGATGCCTTGGATCAGCACATGACGTCCAAGAACCACTCTGCATGTGTGGCCATCACAGCCCAAACCAGCAAAAGTAAGTGTTtctaaatgataaatgaattaaCAAACTaagaatattttatttcttttataataataataattattattattaataatttattatacAACTTATTGAATATTTCTTAATTAGGTCTGTCAATCAGTGAGGCATTTCAACCGATTGTCAACATGGAGCATGAGGCCATAATTGGTGGTTTTAAATGCCTTTACTGGCTTGTCAAGCACGAGATTGCACACCACACCAACTACCCTGCATTGCTTGATCTGGCAGACCTTCTAGGTTGCGAATATTTTTCCAAATTGAGGGTAAGATTTTTCATTATGAATGTATTATGACTGATGACTGAGTATGAATGTCGTTATGACATACTTTTGGTAAAATTAACTGTTaaggcacaattttttttcccctagATTGATCAAAGAACCAACTACAGGTCCCACAAAATTGTGGACGACATGCTGCAGATTTTGGCCGAAGTGGTGGACGAGCCCATTTCAGCAGCAATCAAAACCTCAAAGGCTGTAGGCCTGGAAATAGATGAGTCCACAGACATTTCAGTCTTAAAACAACTGGACATTCATGTCAGGTAGAGTAGTTGTAACCTCTTAAGCGCCTTGTGATGTCCTCTCTGTGTAATAAAAACAGGATCACATTTAATGATGTTATACACATTTCAGGTATACTGACAAAGAAGGGCAGCTCTTCTGCCAGTTCCTGGATCTGGTATCCATACCAGATGGCATGGCAAGAACCATTGCCGAGGCAGTGAAGGAAGTCATTATAGAAAAGGGAATTCCTCAGGATCGGATTTATGGCCTTGGCACGGACGGAGCAGCAATCATGACCGGTagagtgaatgaatgaagaaaatttactttgaaTTTAATGTTGACTATAATGAACAAGTTTGCCTTAATCTataacttttaatgtttttaatttaggaAAACATAATGGCACAGCCAAATTACTGGCCGACACCTGGCCAGGATTAGTGACAGTGCATTGTGCTGCTCATCGCCTCGCCCTCGCTTGCAAGGATGCTGCAGATGGAGTGCCCTACATGAAGACCTTCAGAAAGCACCTGCAAGatcttcatctttattttagGAATAGTGCAAACCGCACTAGTGCCCTCAAAGCAGCTGCCAGTGTTCTCCAAGTAGCCGCCCTCAAAGTGACAGTAAGAGAAACAACTTAACATCGAGTTCCTTATAGCAATGTGCATTTAAATGATTCTCCCATTAATCACCTCACATTGCCATCCCCAGGAGGTTAAGGACACTAGGTGGCTGTCTCAAGAAAAGGCCATTTCCAATCTGCAATGGAATCTGCCTGCAGTGCTTGCAACACTTGCGGAGGAGGCAGATCTAAAGAAGGACCCGGTGGCAAGAGGGTTATACACATACTGTGCAACGTACAGATTTGTTGCAGCTGTACATCTCCAGGCTGACATCCTGCCCCACCTGGCCCGGCTCTCCAAATTAttccaaaaagaaaatgtgaactTCATGGCAATTAAGAACCATGTAAGTTGTCATGTTTTTTCAACTGATGtttatttcaatttcttaaTAATTGCATGTCAGTTATagtcattaaaaataaaattgtttgaTTTGCATGTGTATTTAGGTTCCTGTCACAATTGAGACACTGAGGCAAATAAAGGCAGCAGGTGACAAGCAACCTGAGGGCTCCTTTTTGGCTCAGGTCAATGAAAAGGTCAACAACCTTAACATTGacgcagaggaagagagggtgaGACGTGACAGAGGTCAGCCCACATCCACCGGGAGGTTTTGGACAAAGTTTCAGAACGAGGTAAGCTCAACGATGAATATATAgaataattttttaaatatatctatcattaatgattattttctcaCGTCCACTGTTTAATAGGTCATGGACCCCTACATCGACCGTCTCGTGGAACACCTGGAGCTGAGGTTCCAGCAAGTGAGCATTCTGGGTGCCTTCAACGCTCTGGGACCACCAGGTCCACAAGCTGACGAGGGTCAGGCCATCTCGGACCTTAAGATGTTGGCGAAGCAGTTTCAGGTCATTCAAGAGATGCCACTGCTCCATGAGTGGCAAAGCTTCAAA is a window encoding:
- the LOC133967943 gene encoding zinc finger protein 862-like; amino-acid sequence: MEHEAIIGGFKCLYWLVKHEIAHHTNYPALLDLADLLGCEYFSKLRIDQRTNYRSHKIVDDMLQILAEVVDEPISAAIKTSKAVGLEIDESTDISVLKQLDIHVRYTDKEGQLFCQFLDLVSIPDGMARTIAEAVKEVIIEKGIPQDRIYGLGTDGAAIMTGKHNGTAKLLADTWPGLVTVHCAAHRLALACKDAADGVPYMKTFRKHLQDLHLYFRNSANRTSALKAAASVLQVAALKVTVRETT